Proteins encoded within one genomic window of Patescibacteria group bacterium:
- a CDS encoding PD-(D/E)XK nuclease family protein, whose protein sequence is MYEYYTPQRVKGLYDPNSSEPFKLSRSKIDLFTECPRCFYLDRRLGVGRPPGFPFALNSAVDHLLKLEFDIYRAKGSKHPLIQKYGVDAVPVAHEDLEKWRHNFTGVQFLHPKTNFLVFGAIDDLWQNSQGEYIVVDYKSTSKAEEITELNKEWQDGYKRQMEVYQWLLRQNGYKVSDTGYFVYCNGRTDKSAFDAKLEFDITLIAYKGSDSWIDGTLLKAHECLNSDSIPEANPSCDYCGYTEAVKTVEF, encoded by the coding sequence ATGTACGAATATTACACCCCACAACGAGTAAAAGGCTTGTACGATCCTAATTCGTCAGAGCCGTTTAAGTTATCCCGCAGCAAAATTGACCTATTTACCGAATGCCCGCGGTGTTTCTACCTAGACCGCCGGCTAGGGGTTGGCAGACCACCCGGATTCCCATTTGCCCTAAACTCCGCCGTTGACCACCTGTTAAAACTCGAATTCGATATCTACCGTGCTAAAGGTAGCAAACATCCGCTGATTCAGAAATACGGAGTAGATGCGGTGCCGGTGGCGCATGAAGATTTAGAAAAATGGCGGCATAACTTTACCGGCGTGCAGTTTTTGCATCCCAAAACCAACTTTTTAGTCTTTGGTGCAATTGACGATTTGTGGCAGAACTCACAAGGTGAATATATTGTGGTGGATTATAAATCTACCTCTAAAGCCGAGGAAATAACCGAGCTTAATAAAGAGTGGCAAGACGGGTATAAGCGGCAGATGGAGGTGTATCAGTGGCTCTTGAGGCAAAATGGTTACAAGGTTTCTGATACCGGCTATTTTGTGTATTGCAACGGGCGCACAGACAAAAGCGCGTTTGACGCCAAGTTAGAGTTTGATATTACGCTAATTGCGTATAAGGGCAGTGACAGTTGGATAGATGGCACGTTGCTTAAAGCACATGAGTGTTTGAATAGTGATAGTATTCCAGAAGCCAATCCAAGTTGTGATTATTGTGGTTACACCGAGGCGGTTAAGACCGTGGAATTTTAA